In Rattus norvegicus strain BN/NHsdMcwi chromosome 1, GRCr8, whole genome shotgun sequence, a genomic segment contains:
- the Pirb gene encoding leukocyte immunoglobulin-like receptor subfamily B member 3A isoform X1, with amino-acid sequence MTFTFTALLCLGLTLGLWIPVLTGSLPKPILRVQPDSVVSMGTTVTFICEETIGAKQSYLYRNGNLQRRVPKNNQKPTNKTEFLFLNVGHQNAGQYHCSYKSQGKSSDYSEPLELVVTGAYSKPSLSAQTNPVVTSGGYVTLKCEPSHYGHTLILTVEGPQKLSWRQDPQCNYYTENCHVLFYVGPLTSNQRWIFRCYSYETNTPQVWSAPSEPVEILVSGKLQKPTIKAEPGSVIHSGKAMIIWCQGDLDAEIYFLHKEGSHNTQSTQTLQQPGNKAKLFIRPVTQGHAGDYRCYYYSSAGWSEPSDTLELVVTGIYNYHPLMLSGPPSPVVPEGGNVTLHCTSHRYYDKFILIKEDQKFSSSLDTKYISSTGQHQALFVMGPMTPNYSGTFRCYGYYKHTPQLWSEPSNLLKILITGLSKKPSLLSQQGYFLAPGISLTLQCYSDINYGTFALYKVGEADIIQSSSQWTKDGLSMANFTLSHSTGGQYRCYGAHNLSSEWSASSDPLDILITGQLHHVLFLSVMPNSTVHSGENVTLMCWSTYSVDTFILSKEGSGQPPLRLKSKIQDQQYQSEFSMSGVTSKLSGTYRCYGSHDSSLYLLSFASAPVELIVSGPIRTSDLPPTMSIPPDGLQRYLKALIGVSVAFLLFLFILIFILLRRRHQEKFRKDDEDAQKGKELQLSTGAAEPVTRDRGHQKRSNPAAATQEESLYASVEDMETKDGVELDTWKPPEGDPQGETYAQVEPSRLRRAGAISPVVSREQLNTKYEQAEEGQEVDSQATESEEPQDVTYAQLCSRTLRQGTAAPPLSQAGEAPEEPSVYAALATARPGAVPKNKKQ; translated from the exons ATGACCTTCACCTTTACAGCCCTGCTCTGTCTTG GACTGACTCTGGGCCTCTGGATCCCAGTGCTGACAG GGTCCCTCCCTAAGCCTATCCTCAGAGTACAGCCAGATTCTGTGGTCTCAATGGGAACTACGGTGACCTTCATTTGTGAGGAGACCATTGGAGCCAAACAGTCTTATCTCTATAGAAATGGAAACCTACAGAGAAGAGTTCCAAAGAACAATCAGAAGCCAACAAACAAGActgaattcttatttttaaatgtaggcCATCAAAATGCAGGGCAATATCACTGTTCCTACAAGTCTCAGGGTAAATCATCAGACTACAGTGAGCCCCTGGAGCTAGTGGTCACAG GAGCCTACTCGAAACCCAGCCTTTCAGCCCAGACCAATCCTGTGGTGACCTCAGGAGGGTATGTCACCCTCAAATGTGAGCCCTCGCATTACGGTCACACATTGATTCTTACTGTAGAAGGACCTCAGAAGCTCTCCTGGAGGCAGGACCCACAGTGTAACTACTATACTGAGAATTGTCATGTCCTGTTCTATGTGGGTCCATTGACCTCCAACCAGAGGTGGATATTCAGATGCTACAGCTATGAAACAAACACACCACAAGTGTGGTCAGCTCCTAGTGAACCAGTGGAGATCCTGGTGTCAG GGAAACTCCAAAAACCAACCATCAAGGCTGAACCAGGCTCTGTGATCCACTCTGGAAAGGCCATGATCATATGGTGTCAGGGGGACCTGGATGcagaaatatattttctgcatAAGGAGGGAAGCCACAATACACAGAGCACACAGACCCTACAACAGCCTGGGAACAAGGCCAAGTTATTCATCCGTCCTGTGACACAAGGCCATGCAGGGGACTATCGCTGTTACTATTACAGCTCGGCTGGTTGGTCAGAACCCAGTGACACCCTGGAGCTGGTGGTGACAG GAATATACAACTACCATCCACTCATGCTGTCAGGACCGCCCAGCCCTGTGGTGCCAGAGGGAGGGAACGTGACACTCCACTGTACCTCACACCGCTACTATGATAAATTCATTCTCAtcaaggaagatcagaagttcagcaGCTCACTAGACACAAAGTATATATCTTCTACTGGACAACACCAAGCTCTGTTTGTTATGGGACCTATGACTCCAAACTACTCAGGGACATTCAGATGCTATGGTTACTACAAGCATACCCCACAGTTGTGGTCAGAACCCAGTAACCTCTTAAAAATACTCATCACAG GGCTGTCCAAAAAACCCTCTCTGCTAAGTCAGCAAGGCTATTTCCTGGCCCCTGGAATCAGCCTCACACTGCAGTGTTACTCTGACATCAACTATGGCACCTTTGCTCTGTACAAAGTCGGGGAAGCAGACATCATACAGTCCTCTAGCCAGTGGACCAAGGATGGCCTCTCCATGGCCAACTTCACACTGAGCCACTCCACTGGAGGCCAGTACAGATGCTATGGTGCACATAACCTCTCCTCTGAGTGGTCAGCCTCCAGTGACCCCCTGGACATCCTGATCACAG GACAGCTTCATCACGTTCTTTTCCTCTCAGTGATGCCCAACTCCACAGTACACTCAGGAGAGAATGTGACCCTGATGTGTTGGTCAACGTACTCTGTGGACACTTTCATTCTGTCCAAGGAGGGATCAGGCCAGCCACCCCTTCGACTAAAGTCAAAGATCCAAGATCAACAGTACCAGTCAGAATTCTCCATGAGTGGTGTGACATCCAAGCTCTCAGGCACCTACAGGTGCTATGGCTCTCACGACTCATCTCTCTACCTGCTGTCATTTGCCAGTGCCCCTGTGGAGCTCATAGTCTCAG GACCCATCAGAACCTCTGACCTGCCACCCACAATGTCCATACCACCAGATG GACTGCAAAGGTACCTGAAGGCTCTGATTGGAGTGTCCGTggccttcctcctgttcctcttcaTCCTCATCTTCATTCTTCTCAGACGAAGACATCAGGaaaaattcaggaaggatgatgAGGATG CCCAGAAAGGGAAAGAATTACAACTTTCTACAGGAGCTGCAGAGCCAGTAACCAGGGACAGAGGCCACCAGAAGAG GTCAAACCCAGCTGCTGCCACCCAGGAAGAAAGCCTTT ATGCTTCAGTGGAGGACATGGAAACTAAGGATGGTGTGGAGCTGGACACTTGG AAACCACCTGAGGGAGATCCCCAAGGAGAGACATATGCCCAGGTGGAACCATCCAGGCTCAGGAGGGCGGGAGCTATCTCACCTGTCGTATCAAGGGAGCAGCTGAACACAAAATATGAACAAGCAGAAGAGGGCCAAGAGGTGGACAGTCAG GCTACTGAATCTGAAGAGCCTCAGGATGTGACCTATGCCCAGCTGTGCAGCAGGACACTCAGACAGGGGACAGCTGCACCTCCTCTCTCCCAGGCAGGGGAAGCCCCAGAGGAGCCCAGTGTATATGCTGCTCTAGCGACTGCTCGCCCGGGAGCTGTTCCTAAGAACAAGAAGCAGTGA
- the Pirb gene encoding leukocyte immunoglobulin-like receptor subfamily B member 3A isoform X7, producing MTFTFTALLCLGLTLGLWIPVLTGAYSKPSLSAQTNPVVTSGGYVTLKCEPSHYGHTLILTVEGPQKLSWRQDPQCNYYTENCHVLFYVGPLTSNQRWIFRCYSYETNTPQVWSAPSEPVEILVSGKLQKPTIKAEPGSVIHSGKAMIIWCQGDLDAEIYFLHKEGSHNTQSTQTLQQPGNKAKLFIRPVTQGHAGDYRCYYYSSAGWSEPSDTLELVVTGIYNYHPLMLSGPPSPVVPEGGNVTLHCTSHRYYDKFILIKEDQKFSSSLDTKYISSTGQHQALFVMGPMTPNYSGTFRCYGYYKHTPQLWSEPSNLLKILITGQLHHVLFLSVMPNSTVHSGENVTLMCWSTYSVDTFILSKEGSGQPPLRLKSKIQDQQYQSEFSMSGVTSKLSGTYRCYGSHDSSLYLLSFASAPVELIVSGPIRTSDLPPTMSIPPDGLQRYLKALIGVSVAFLLFLFILIFILLRRRHQEKFRKDDEDAQKGKELQLSTGAAEPVTRDRGHQKRSNPAAATQEESLYASVEDMETKDGVELDTWKPPEGDPQGETYAQVEPSRLRRAGAISPVVSREQLNTKYEQAEEGQEVDSQATESEEPQDVTYAQLCSRTLRQGTAAPPLSQAGEAPEEPSVYAALATARPGAVPKNKKQ from the exons ATGACCTTCACCTTTACAGCCCTGCTCTGTCTTG GACTGACTCTGGGCCTCTGGATCCCAGTGCTGACAG GAGCCTACTCGAAACCCAGCCTTTCAGCCCAGACCAATCCTGTGGTGACCTCAGGAGGGTATGTCACCCTCAAATGTGAGCCCTCGCATTACGGTCACACATTGATTCTTACTGTAGAAGGACCTCAGAAGCTCTCCTGGAGGCAGGACCCACAGTGTAACTACTATACTGAGAATTGTCATGTCCTGTTCTATGTGGGTCCATTGACCTCCAACCAGAGGTGGATATTCAGATGCTACAGCTATGAAACAAACACACCACAAGTGTGGTCAGCTCCTAGTGAACCAGTGGAGATCCTGGTGTCAG GGAAACTCCAAAAACCAACCATCAAGGCTGAACCAGGCTCTGTGATCCACTCTGGAAAGGCCATGATCATATGGTGTCAGGGGGACCTGGATGcagaaatatattttctgcatAAGGAGGGAAGCCACAATACACAGAGCACACAGACCCTACAACAGCCTGGGAACAAGGCCAAGTTATTCATCCGTCCTGTGACACAAGGCCATGCAGGGGACTATCGCTGTTACTATTACAGCTCGGCTGGTTGGTCAGAACCCAGTGACACCCTGGAGCTGGTGGTGACAG GAATATACAACTACCATCCACTCATGCTGTCAGGACCGCCCAGCCCTGTGGTGCCAGAGGGAGGGAACGTGACACTCCACTGTACCTCACACCGCTACTATGATAAATTCATTCTCAtcaaggaagatcagaagttcagcaGCTCACTAGACACAAAGTATATATCTTCTACTGGACAACACCAAGCTCTGTTTGTTATGGGACCTATGACTCCAAACTACTCAGGGACATTCAGATGCTATGGTTACTACAAGCATACCCCACAGTTGTGGTCAGAACCCAGTAACCTCTTAAAAATACTCATCACAG GACAGCTTCATCACGTTCTTTTCCTCTCAGTGATGCCCAACTCCACAGTACACTCAGGAGAGAATGTGACCCTGATGTGTTGGTCAACGTACTCTGTGGACACTTTCATTCTGTCCAAGGAGGGATCAGGCCAGCCACCCCTTCGACTAAAGTCAAAGATCCAAGATCAACAGTACCAGTCAGAATTCTCCATGAGTGGTGTGACATCCAAGCTCTCAGGCACCTACAGGTGCTATGGCTCTCACGACTCATCTCTCTACCTGCTGTCATTTGCCAGTGCCCCTGTGGAGCTCATAGTCTCAG GACCCATCAGAACCTCTGACCTGCCACCCACAATGTCCATACCACCAGATG GACTGCAAAGGTACCTGAAGGCTCTGATTGGAGTGTCCGTggccttcctcctgttcctcttcaTCCTCATCTTCATTCTTCTCAGACGAAGACATCAGGaaaaattcaggaaggatgatgAGGATG CCCAGAAAGGGAAAGAATTACAACTTTCTACAGGAGCTGCAGAGCCAGTAACCAGGGACAGAGGCCACCAGAAGAG GTCAAACCCAGCTGCTGCCACCCAGGAAGAAAGCCTTT ATGCTTCAGTGGAGGACATGGAAACTAAGGATGGTGTGGAGCTGGACACTTGG AAACCACCTGAGGGAGATCCCCAAGGAGAGACATATGCCCAGGTGGAACCATCCAGGCTCAGGAGGGCGGGAGCTATCTCACCTGTCGTATCAAGGGAGCAGCTGAACACAAAATATGAACAAGCAGAAGAGGGCCAAGAGGTGGACAGTCAG GCTACTGAATCTGAAGAGCCTCAGGATGTGACCTATGCCCAGCTGTGCAGCAGGACACTCAGACAGGGGACAGCTGCACCTCCTCTCTCCCAGGCAGGGGAAGCCCCAGAGGAGCCCAGTGTATATGCTGCTCTAGCGACTGCTCGCCCGGGAGCTGTTCCTAAGAACAAGAAGCAGTGA
- the Pirb gene encoding leukocyte immunoglobulin-like receptor subfamily B member 3A isoform X4 yields the protein MTFTFTALLCLGLTLGLWIPVLTGHQNAGQYHCSYKSQGKSSDYSEPLELVVTGAYSKPSLSAQTNPVVTSGGYVTLKCEPSHYGHTLILTVEGPQKLSWRQDPQCNYYTENCHVLFYVGPLTSNQRWIFRCYSYETNTPQVWSAPSEPVEILVSGKLQKPTIKAEPGSVIHSGKAMIIWCQGDLDAEIYFLHKEGSHNTQSTQTLQQPGNKAKLFIRPVTQGHAGDYRCYYYSSAGWSEPSDTLELVVTGIYNYHPLMLSGPPSPVVPEGGNVTLHCTSHRYYDKFILIKEDQKFSSSLDTKYISSTGQHQALFVMGPMTPNYSGTFRCYGYYKHTPQLWSEPSNLLKILITGLSKKPSLLSQQGYFLAPGISLTLQCYSDINYGTFALYKVGEADIIQSSSQWTKDGLSMANFTLSHSTGGQYRCYGAHNLSSEWSASSDPLDILITGQLHHVLFLSVMPNSTVHSGENVTLMCWSTYSVDTFILSKEGSGQPPLRLKSKIQDQQYQSEFSMSGVTSKLSGTYRCYGSHDSSLYLLSFASAPVELIVSGPIRTSDLPPTMSIPPDGLQRYLKALIGVSVAFLLFLFILIFILLRRRHQEKFRKDDEDAQKGKELQLSTGAAEPVTRDRGHQKRSNPAAATQEESLYASVEDMETKDGVELDTWKPPEGDPQGETYAQVEPSRLRRAGAISPVVSREQLNTKYEQAEEGQEVDSQATESEEPQDVTYAQLCSRTLRQGTAAPPLSQAGEAPEEPSVYAALATARPGAVPKNKKQ from the exons ATGACCTTCACCTTTACAGCCCTGCTCTGTCTTG GACTGACTCTGGGCCTCTGGATCCCAGTGCTGACAG gcCATCAAAATGCAGGGCAATATCACTGTTCCTACAAGTCTCAGGGTAAATCATCAGACTACAGTGAGCCCCTGGAGCTAGTGGTCACAG GAGCCTACTCGAAACCCAGCCTTTCAGCCCAGACCAATCCTGTGGTGACCTCAGGAGGGTATGTCACCCTCAAATGTGAGCCCTCGCATTACGGTCACACATTGATTCTTACTGTAGAAGGACCTCAGAAGCTCTCCTGGAGGCAGGACCCACAGTGTAACTACTATACTGAGAATTGTCATGTCCTGTTCTATGTGGGTCCATTGACCTCCAACCAGAGGTGGATATTCAGATGCTACAGCTATGAAACAAACACACCACAAGTGTGGTCAGCTCCTAGTGAACCAGTGGAGATCCTGGTGTCAG GGAAACTCCAAAAACCAACCATCAAGGCTGAACCAGGCTCTGTGATCCACTCTGGAAAGGCCATGATCATATGGTGTCAGGGGGACCTGGATGcagaaatatattttctgcatAAGGAGGGAAGCCACAATACACAGAGCACACAGACCCTACAACAGCCTGGGAACAAGGCCAAGTTATTCATCCGTCCTGTGACACAAGGCCATGCAGGGGACTATCGCTGTTACTATTACAGCTCGGCTGGTTGGTCAGAACCCAGTGACACCCTGGAGCTGGTGGTGACAG GAATATACAACTACCATCCACTCATGCTGTCAGGACCGCCCAGCCCTGTGGTGCCAGAGGGAGGGAACGTGACACTCCACTGTACCTCACACCGCTACTATGATAAATTCATTCTCAtcaaggaagatcagaagttcagcaGCTCACTAGACACAAAGTATATATCTTCTACTGGACAACACCAAGCTCTGTTTGTTATGGGACCTATGACTCCAAACTACTCAGGGACATTCAGATGCTATGGTTACTACAAGCATACCCCACAGTTGTGGTCAGAACCCAGTAACCTCTTAAAAATACTCATCACAG GGCTGTCCAAAAAACCCTCTCTGCTAAGTCAGCAAGGCTATTTCCTGGCCCCTGGAATCAGCCTCACACTGCAGTGTTACTCTGACATCAACTATGGCACCTTTGCTCTGTACAAAGTCGGGGAAGCAGACATCATACAGTCCTCTAGCCAGTGGACCAAGGATGGCCTCTCCATGGCCAACTTCACACTGAGCCACTCCACTGGAGGCCAGTACAGATGCTATGGTGCACATAACCTCTCCTCTGAGTGGTCAGCCTCCAGTGACCCCCTGGACATCCTGATCACAG GACAGCTTCATCACGTTCTTTTCCTCTCAGTGATGCCCAACTCCACAGTACACTCAGGAGAGAATGTGACCCTGATGTGTTGGTCAACGTACTCTGTGGACACTTTCATTCTGTCCAAGGAGGGATCAGGCCAGCCACCCCTTCGACTAAAGTCAAAGATCCAAGATCAACAGTACCAGTCAGAATTCTCCATGAGTGGTGTGACATCCAAGCTCTCAGGCACCTACAGGTGCTATGGCTCTCACGACTCATCTCTCTACCTGCTGTCATTTGCCAGTGCCCCTGTGGAGCTCATAGTCTCAG GACCCATCAGAACCTCTGACCTGCCACCCACAATGTCCATACCACCAGATG GACTGCAAAGGTACCTGAAGGCTCTGATTGGAGTGTCCGTggccttcctcctgttcctcttcaTCCTCATCTTCATTCTTCTCAGACGAAGACATCAGGaaaaattcaggaaggatgatgAGGATG CCCAGAAAGGGAAAGAATTACAACTTTCTACAGGAGCTGCAGAGCCAGTAACCAGGGACAGAGGCCACCAGAAGAG GTCAAACCCAGCTGCTGCCACCCAGGAAGAAAGCCTTT ATGCTTCAGTGGAGGACATGGAAACTAAGGATGGTGTGGAGCTGGACACTTGG AAACCACCTGAGGGAGATCCCCAAGGAGAGACATATGCCCAGGTGGAACCATCCAGGCTCAGGAGGGCGGGAGCTATCTCACCTGTCGTATCAAGGGAGCAGCTGAACACAAAATATGAACAAGCAGAAGAGGGCCAAGAGGTGGACAGTCAG GCTACTGAATCTGAAGAGCCTCAGGATGTGACCTATGCCCAGCTGTGCAGCAGGACACTCAGACAGGGGACAGCTGCACCTCCTCTCTCCCAGGCAGGGGAAGCCCCAGAGGAGCCCAGTGTATATGCTGCTCTAGCGACTGCTCGCCCGGGAGCTGTTCCTAAGAACAAGAAGCAGTGA
- the Pirb gene encoding leukocyte immunoglobulin-like receptor subfamily B member 3A isoform X5, translating to MTFTFTALLCLGLTLGLWIPVLTGAYSKPSLSAQTNPVVTSGGYVTLKCEPSHYGHTLILTVEGPQKLSWRQDPQCNYYTENCHVLFYVGPLTSNQRWIFRCYSYETNTPQVWSAPSEPVEILVSGKLQKPTIKAEPGSVIHSGKAMIIWCQGDLDAEIYFLHKEGSHNTQSTQTLQQPGNKAKLFIRPVTQGHAGDYRCYYYSSAGWSEPSDTLELVVTGIYNYHPLMLSGPPSPVVPEGGNVTLHCTSHRYYDKFILIKEDQKFSSSLDTKYISSTGQHQALFVMGPMTPNYSGTFRCYGYYKHTPQLWSEPSNLLKILITGLSKKPSLLSQQGYFLAPGISLTLQCYSDINYGTFALYKVGEADIIQSSSQWTKDGLSMANFTLSHSTGGQYRCYGAHNLSSEWSASSDPLDILITGQLHHVLFLSVMPNSTVHSGENVTLMCWSTYSVDTFILSKEGSGQPPLRLKSKIQDQQYQSEFSMSGVTSKLSGTYRCYGSHDSSLYLLSFASAPVELIVSGPIRTSDLPPTMSIPPDGLQRYLKALIGVSVAFLLFLFILIFILLRRRHQEKFRKDDEDAQKGKELQLSTGAAEPVTRDRGHQKRSNPAAATQEESLYASVEDMETKDGVELDTWKPPEGDPQGETYAQVEPSRLRRAGAISPVVSREQLNTKYEQAEEGQEVDSQATESEEPQDVTYAQLCSRTLRQGTAAPPLSQAGEAPEEPSVYAALATARPGAVPKNKKQ from the exons ATGACCTTCACCTTTACAGCCCTGCTCTGTCTTG GACTGACTCTGGGCCTCTGGATCCCAGTGCTGACAG GAGCCTACTCGAAACCCAGCCTTTCAGCCCAGACCAATCCTGTGGTGACCTCAGGAGGGTATGTCACCCTCAAATGTGAGCCCTCGCATTACGGTCACACATTGATTCTTACTGTAGAAGGACCTCAGAAGCTCTCCTGGAGGCAGGACCCACAGTGTAACTACTATACTGAGAATTGTCATGTCCTGTTCTATGTGGGTCCATTGACCTCCAACCAGAGGTGGATATTCAGATGCTACAGCTATGAAACAAACACACCACAAGTGTGGTCAGCTCCTAGTGAACCAGTGGAGATCCTGGTGTCAG GGAAACTCCAAAAACCAACCATCAAGGCTGAACCAGGCTCTGTGATCCACTCTGGAAAGGCCATGATCATATGGTGTCAGGGGGACCTGGATGcagaaatatattttctgcatAAGGAGGGAAGCCACAATACACAGAGCACACAGACCCTACAACAGCCTGGGAACAAGGCCAAGTTATTCATCCGTCCTGTGACACAAGGCCATGCAGGGGACTATCGCTGTTACTATTACAGCTCGGCTGGTTGGTCAGAACCCAGTGACACCCTGGAGCTGGTGGTGACAG GAATATACAACTACCATCCACTCATGCTGTCAGGACCGCCCAGCCCTGTGGTGCCAGAGGGAGGGAACGTGACACTCCACTGTACCTCACACCGCTACTATGATAAATTCATTCTCAtcaaggaagatcagaagttcagcaGCTCACTAGACACAAAGTATATATCTTCTACTGGACAACACCAAGCTCTGTTTGTTATGGGACCTATGACTCCAAACTACTCAGGGACATTCAGATGCTATGGTTACTACAAGCATACCCCACAGTTGTGGTCAGAACCCAGTAACCTCTTAAAAATACTCATCACAG GGCTGTCCAAAAAACCCTCTCTGCTAAGTCAGCAAGGCTATTTCCTGGCCCCTGGAATCAGCCTCACACTGCAGTGTTACTCTGACATCAACTATGGCACCTTTGCTCTGTACAAAGTCGGGGAAGCAGACATCATACAGTCCTCTAGCCAGTGGACCAAGGATGGCCTCTCCATGGCCAACTTCACACTGAGCCACTCCACTGGAGGCCAGTACAGATGCTATGGTGCACATAACCTCTCCTCTGAGTGGTCAGCCTCCAGTGACCCCCTGGACATCCTGATCACAG GACAGCTTCATCACGTTCTTTTCCTCTCAGTGATGCCCAACTCCACAGTACACTCAGGAGAGAATGTGACCCTGATGTGTTGGTCAACGTACTCTGTGGACACTTTCATTCTGTCCAAGGAGGGATCAGGCCAGCCACCCCTTCGACTAAAGTCAAAGATCCAAGATCAACAGTACCAGTCAGAATTCTCCATGAGTGGTGTGACATCCAAGCTCTCAGGCACCTACAGGTGCTATGGCTCTCACGACTCATCTCTCTACCTGCTGTCATTTGCCAGTGCCCCTGTGGAGCTCATAGTCTCAG GACCCATCAGAACCTCTGACCTGCCACCCACAATGTCCATACCACCAGATG GACTGCAAAGGTACCTGAAGGCTCTGATTGGAGTGTCCGTggccttcctcctgttcctcttcaTCCTCATCTTCATTCTTCTCAGACGAAGACATCAGGaaaaattcaggaaggatgatgAGGATG CCCAGAAAGGGAAAGAATTACAACTTTCTACAGGAGCTGCAGAGCCAGTAACCAGGGACAGAGGCCACCAGAAGAG GTCAAACCCAGCTGCTGCCACCCAGGAAGAAAGCCTTT ATGCTTCAGTGGAGGACATGGAAACTAAGGATGGTGTGGAGCTGGACACTTGG AAACCACCTGAGGGAGATCCCCAAGGAGAGACATATGCCCAGGTGGAACCATCCAGGCTCAGGAGGGCGGGAGCTATCTCACCTGTCGTATCAAGGGAGCAGCTGAACACAAAATATGAACAAGCAGAAGAGGGCCAAGAGGTGGACAGTCAG GCTACTGAATCTGAAGAGCCTCAGGATGTGACCTATGCCCAGCTGTGCAGCAGGACACTCAGACAGGGGACAGCTGCACCTCCTCTCTCCCAGGCAGGGGAAGCCCCAGAGGAGCCCAGTGTATATGCTGCTCTAGCGACTGCTCGCCCGGGAGCTGTTCCTAAGAACAAGAAGCAGTGA